A region of Ornithodoros turicata isolate Travis chromosome 5, ASM3712646v1, whole genome shotgun sequence DNA encodes the following proteins:
- the LOC135395811 gene encoding uncharacterized protein K02A2.6-like, protein MWWPGLDKDIEATVRRCHQCAAIAAQQSPVPLHQWEPPEKPWFRLHADFAELHGKHYLIIIDAFSKWPEVVPMAATTATKTMDAMKDIFVQHGLPQVLVTDNGPPFTSQQFTTFLAELGVHHVRTPPYHPKSNGQAENFVRTFKTALSRSAMEGRENIREFLFKYRVTPHASTGRPPCERLNSRHYRSVLDLVRPSDFSPIPTSTDAGARERQRRCHDKRARDRSFEKDACVWMLDPQRKGHWKTGKILKKEGRVIFHVRDADGKIHRVHKDHLKLRESLESWESGFSKTTADQDLVLEGPGFPLPFPAVEDPPLSDGNRLTS, encoded by the coding sequence ATGTGGTGGCCAGGCCTCGATAAAGATATCGAAGCCACTGTGAGACGTTGTCATCAGTGTGCAGCCATCGCAGCCCAGCAGTCCCCTGTTCCACTTCATCAATGGGAGCCGCCAGAGAAACCGTGGTTCCGGCTACACGCGGACTTCGCAGAGTTGCATGGGAAACATTACCTCATAATAATTGACGCATTCAGTAAGTGGCCAGAGGTGGTGCCTATGGCAGCAACTACAGCGACGAAGACAATGGATGCCATGAAAGACATTTTCGTGCAGCATGGGCTTCCACAGGTTCTGGTGACAGATAATGGACCTCCCTTCACCAGTCAGCAGTTTACGACCTTCCTTGCGGAACTTGGAGTTCATCACGTTCGTACGCCTCCATATCATCCGAAGTCTAACGGACAAGCTGAAAACTTCGTACGAACGTTTAAAACAGCGCTATCTCGCTCCGCTATGGAGGGGAGAGAAAATATCAGAGAGTTCCTGTTCAAATATCGCGTAACGCCACATGCATCTACAGGTCGTCCACCGTGCGAGCGGCTCAACAGCAGGCACTATCGGTCTGTGTTGGACCTTGTTAGACCCTCTGATTTTTCTCCGATTCCTACGTCAACGGATGCGGGTGCCCGAGAGCGACAAAGGCGTTGTCATGATAAACGGGCACGGGACCGATCTTTCGAAAAAGACGCATGCGTGTGGATGCTTGACCCGCAGAGGAAAGGTCACTGGAAGACCGGAAAAATTTTGAAAAAAGAAGGGAGAGTGATCTTCCACGTGCGAGATGCTGATGGGAAGATTCATCGAGTACATAAGGACCATCTTAAGCTCAGGGAATCTTTGGAATCGTGGGAAAGCGGATTTTCGAAGACAACGGCAGATCAAGATCTTGTGCTCGAGGGACCGGGATTTCCTTTACCGTTCCCCGCAGTGGAGGACCCACCATTGAGTGACGGAAATCGTCTTACGTCCTAA